In a single window of the Nocardioides sp. L-11A genome:
- a CDS encoding acyl-CoA dehydrogenase family protein has protein sequence MWSFETDEDYQEQLAWVDAFVRTEVEPVDHLIEHAWDVRDPLRNRLVRPLQEQVRERGLWACHLGPELGGPGYGQLKLALLNEILGRSHSAPVVFGCHAPDSGNAEILAHYGTPELKRRYLDPLLANEIVSCYSMTEPTGGSDPTAFVTRAELDGDDWVINGEKWFSSHASFASFYITMAVTDPDAERHGRASMFVVPADTPGITIVRDVGVWGHDEDEGHHAYVRYEDVRIPRDHLLGERGQGFAVAQTRLGGGRIHHAMRTVGLVRASLDMMLERAVSRRSGTGTLADRQLVQELIADSWIQLEQFRLLVLQTAWKIDRYQDYRKVIADISAVKAAMPKVLLDVAGRAIQIHGSLGISTEMPFGKWVLESFHMGLADGATELHKMAVAKQLLKGAQPAPGLFPTGHLIAAKDAARARFAAELDAAVLSS, from the coding sequence GTGTGGAGTTTCGAGACCGATGAGGACTACCAGGAGCAGCTCGCCTGGGTCGACGCGTTCGTCCGGACCGAGGTCGAGCCGGTCGACCACCTGATCGAGCATGCCTGGGACGTGCGCGACCCGCTGCGCAACCGGCTGGTCAGGCCGCTGCAGGAGCAGGTACGCGAGCGCGGCCTGTGGGCCTGCCACCTCGGACCCGAGCTGGGCGGACCCGGCTACGGCCAGCTCAAGCTGGCCCTCCTCAACGAGATCCTCGGTCGCAGTCACAGCGCCCCCGTGGTCTTCGGCTGCCACGCGCCGGACTCCGGCAACGCCGAGATCCTGGCGCACTACGGCACTCCCGAGCTCAAGCGCCGCTACCTCGACCCGCTCCTCGCCAACGAGATCGTGTCCTGCTACTCGATGACCGAGCCGACCGGTGGGTCGGACCCGACGGCGTTCGTCACCCGGGCCGAGCTCGACGGCGACGACTGGGTCATCAACGGCGAGAAGTGGTTCTCCTCGCATGCCAGCTTCGCGTCGTTCTACATCACCATGGCCGTCACCGACCCCGATGCCGAGCGACACGGGCGCGCGTCGATGTTCGTCGTGCCGGCCGACACCCCCGGCATCACCATCGTCCGTGACGTGGGGGTGTGGGGTCACGACGAGGACGAGGGTCACCACGCCTACGTGCGCTACGAGGACGTGCGCATCCCGCGCGACCACCTCCTCGGCGAGCGTGGTCAGGGCTTCGCGGTCGCGCAGACCCGGCTGGGCGGCGGGCGCATCCACCACGCGATGCGCACCGTCGGTCTGGTGCGGGCATCGCTCGACATGATGCTCGAGCGGGCCGTCTCGCGGCGCAGCGGCACCGGCACCCTGGCCGACCGTCAGCTGGTCCAGGAGCTGATCGCCGACTCGTGGATCCAGCTGGAGCAGTTCCGGCTGCTGGTGCTGCAGACCGCCTGGAAGATCGACCGCTACCAGGACTACCGCAAGGTGATCGCCGACATCAGCGCGGTCAAGGCGGCGATGCCGAAGGTGCTGCTCGACGTCGCCGGCCGCGCCATCCAGATCCACGGCTCGCTCGGCATCTCCACGGAGATGCCGTTCGGCAAGTGGGTGCTGGAGAGCTTCCACATGGGGCTCGCGGACGGCGCGACCGAGCTGCACAAGATGGCCGTGGCCAAGCAGCTGCTCAAGGGTGCCCAGCCGGCGCCCGGGCTGTTCCCGACCGGCCACCTGATCGCCGCCAAGGACGCCGCCCGTGCGCGGTTCGCCGCCGAGCTCGACGCGGCGGTCCTGTCGTCGTGA